The sequence ATTGTGTAATGATACTTAATTGCCCTGAGCCTGATTTAAAAGATGCTGCTCAATGACGCGCTCCACTTTCGGCAAAACATAATGGCTTCCTTCTCCATTTTTCACATCTTCAATCAACATGACTGTCAGGAAGCCGCCTTTTTCTGCATCAAAAGCAACAAACCAGCCATTTTCCTGCCCTTTTTCGTCCTTGCTCATCTTCAGTTCAGCTGTTCCGGTCTTGCCGGCCAGTTTCACCTCCGGAACATCGACCGAGCGGGCTGTTCCGTTCGGCGATTCAATGACCTGGATCAAGTCCTGGCGGATGATATCGGCCGTCTGTTCACTCATGACACTTTCATGCCATACTTCACCTTGCTCTGCACTTTGCATGATCAGCTGAGGGCTGATCAAATTGCCCTTATTAAGAAACGGTGTATACATAAAGGCAAGATGAACCGGTGACGTTTCCACCTGGCCCTGTCCGTACCCGGTATCAGCAAGCCGGACTTCACTCTTGATTCCTTCTTCTCCTGCAAGTATCGATTGGTAAACCGGATAGGCAAACGGAACATTTTCATAAAACCCATACATTTTGGCTGACTCCATGAATTTTTCCTTGCCGATTGCCAGGGCTGCCTGGGCAAAATAGATGTTATCAGACATGACAAGGGCTTTTTGGAGGTCGACCGGCCCGCCTGGATCCGAAACCCGGGTGACATGATAGCCGCCCCATGATGAATCCTTTTTCCATGTTTTCCCGGAAACATTAATCGTCGTTTCAGGGGTGATCGCACCTGTTTCAAGTCCGATTGCCGCTGTAATCGGCTTGAATGTCGATCCAGGCGCATAGCGCATGCCGAATCTGGCCTTCAGCTCGTCTTTGCCGGCACCATCTCCCGGCCGGTTCGGCAGCTGATCATTTGGATCGTATGACGGAGCGCTTGCCATTGCCAAAATCTCTCCGGTCTTTGGATGAATGGCCACGCCGGCGCCCTGTTCACCTTCGAGCTGCCGGTACATGCCTTCCTGAATGGAAATATCAATGGCAAGACGTATCGTTTCCCCGTGCTGCGCCGGCTTTTCTGCAAGTACTGTACGATCTCCTTCTCCGCTTACGATATTAATCCTGGCCCCCGCTTCACCGCGGAGTTTTTCTTCAAACACTTTTTCAAGGCCGCGCCGTCCAATCATATCGTTCGGTCCATAACTTTTGTCAGGGTGCGCCTCTAGATCCTCTGCCGTTACTTTCGCTGTATATCCAGTCAAATGAGCGGCAGCTTCCTTATATGGGTATACCCTGTCCGACACTTCTCTTACCATGGTTCCTTTTACAGCCTGGATTTGTTTGCTTGTTTCAGTCTCGTCGGCCGGTATCCGGGCAATCGGAACAAAGCTTTCAGGATTGACCCATGACAAACCGAGCTGCTTTCGGATATGATCCTCTCCAACACCAAGGATTTCAGCCGCCTCTTTGACCGACTGATCTTCCTGGCCCTCCATCCGGCCGGGCACCATACCGACTTCAAGCACTGTTCCCTTTGTCGCAAGCTTCACGCCATTGCGGTCCTCAATATCACCGCGTTCGGGCGGCAGTGCTACCGGGATAACTTTATCCCCCGGAGCGAGTTCAGGAAAAATCAATGTCGTATCCCACTTGACCGTCCAGCGTGCCTCTTCCTCGATCTCTTCCTGACGGAGGGTCGCCTCATGTTCGAATTCAATCGGACCGGCAATCGTATCCATCTTTACGCGATACGGAAATGTGACCGTCCCGTCCTCACCCGGCTCCGTTTCTTCTTCCGGACGGTCAAATTCCACCTTGAGATTGCTGACATCAAGGTCTTCATAAATTTTTTCATACCGGCCGGTGAAGTCCTCTTTCGCTATTCTTTTTTTCGTTTCTGCCGTAAGCATGCTGTACATGCTGTTAAAATCTTTATCATTCCAGTGCTCCACATAGTTCGCAAAAGCGTCTGCAGGCTTCGGTTTTTCCGCACACCCGCTTAATGCAAGTAAACTTAGTGCAGTTAGAACTAGAAATAAGAAAAAAAAAGGTCTGTTCCGCATGTTGATCTCCCTTCCATGCTTCGGCTCTTACTAAAACTGTAAATGCGCCTGCACCTTGCAATCAATTAATCTGCTCCGCTAAAAGAAAAGGCTGAGGTCAAACTGTAATAATTCAGTCATTGTGGAAACAACCTGGAATTCCACTCTTAACAACAATTGATTTCACAGGGTAAAACGCACAATAGAAAAAATTTTGAGAGGTGTGCTTTTTTATGAAAGAGGTTATTCCATAAAAGCACTCTTTAATGGAATAACCTCTTGAATAGGATAGCGTTTATTCTGGAACTTATCCATTCCTTTCCGCTGCAGGCATTCGATTTACGCCGGGCGTCCGGGAAGCCTCCAACAACTTTAATCGCACTAAAATTGTCAGGTGACACCAGTTATTGTCATCCTGTTAACTGGTATGCTGTTTCTATTTAAACCGGCAGGCCTTTCGATTCCCCGATTTCAAGCTTTTCGGTTATAAGCGCCTCGATTTTTTCTTTTTCCGCTTTCGGAATCAGCATCGTCTGATGTTTGCGTGTAAAAAACGCCTGCTTATGATACACACATAGCCGGTAATGAAGTCCGCTCCCGTTCCAGCGATAGGAGCTGATATCCTCCCAGGGAATGGTGAACCCATTTATAGTAAGCCCTTTCGTTCTGATTTCCATCACATTGAATAACAGAACGAGAGTAAAACTGTAAAGCATCCCCATCGGAAACAAAAAGAGAAGATGGTTTGAAACAGGCAATAAGAACATCCCTGCTGCAGCCCCAAGGACAAAGATTGCCGCCAAGACGACAGCAGTCCGGTACTGCCATGTGTTAGTGGACTTTATGACAATCGAACCGAATTCAGTCTGGAAAACATGTCCGTACGGATATAAAATATCGCCGAACCCTTTCTGCCTGAAAAAGTGATAAACGACCAAGCTGAAATTAACGGCAAAGAGAAACAGGGCTGTATACACTACCATAACAGTCCAGTCCAAACCATATGCCCCCTTTTTTGGCCTTTCCGAAAAATGCTTTCAGGCTCAGCCTCAATCAAGATGTTTATGCTTCTATTTACTTTTTCTAAGTAAATTAAGAAATTCCTGCTTCAGAGACCGTGAATACTGAAATTTTGTTAGTGATGGTGTATGATTTAGTCGAAAAATGCGATTGGTGGAGGGCGCTTTGGCACGTACTTTAGTGAACAATTTAAGTTTTTTCATTCGCCAATTCGCTCTGTATGCCGAGCCGGCTTATTAAAACTATATCTGCCCAGTCCGGTGTTTATTCCCTCTGCAATGACAAAGCGATCATTTCATACTTCTCTTCCTAAAAAGACAAACTAGGAAAAAGGAGGGATGAAAATGGCAGAGGATAAAAAGCGGGGCCGGCAAATGGAAGTTGAGCATCCGCACATCAGGGAAATCGAGCACGTCACAAGGCATCCAGGAATCGAACAGGATTTCAATATGCGTGTTCCGGCACAGCCTCCGGCAGATATTACCGGGCTGGAAACCGGAAATGAAGCAAAGGGATGATTTTTTCAAAAAAAAAAAGGAGGAAAAAACCCCCGTCACGCCCAGCAGGTTACGCCGGCGGTTTTTTCTGCTGGTTAGAGGTCATCCGTGAATCTGTACAGCGCTTCAGCAACGCCGTTTTCATCATTGCCTGCCGTAGTCATGGAACATAATGATTTAATCTCCGGCTTCGCATTTCCCATCGCGACACTGTAGCGCACTTTTTCAAACATCGAGACATCGTTGAAATTGTCGCCGATGGCCATGGTGTTTTCCATCGGGATTCCGAGGGAATCCGCCAGCTTCACCAGGGCATTTCCCTTAGAAGAATCTTTATGCTGCAGTTCAAAGTTATTGTCAGCAGAAGAGACGATGGAAACATGTTCGAGACCATGGAATTCAGCCCAGCCCTTTTCAAGCCGGCCGCGATCCATGGAAAAAGCGAGGACTTTATAATATTCTTTACTGCCTTCCATAATATCGGCAGCTGTTTTGAAATAGGTAAATTCACCCTGGTCGAAATGTTTGTTGATCATATAAACGAAATCCGTTTCATCAAATTCCGGATTTGCACTTTTAAAACGGTCGATTTCAGCGAGCATCCGTTCACGGCCATTATCCGGGGTGTAAATCGATTTATCGGTATAAACTTCGAAGTGGAAATTTTCCGCAGCGAGCCATGAGACGATACGGTCAATATCCTGTTCCCGCATCGGAATCGATCTCAGCAGTTCCCCTGATTTGGAATGTGCAGTGGCACCATTGGTACCGATCACATGGGTCTTGATTCCGGATCTTTCTGATATCGTATGGACGTCATAAAAGACCCGACCGGTTGCGATTGCCACTTCCACGCCATTTTCCTGGGCATAGCGGATGGCATCCGCATTCTCCCTGCTCACTTCTCCCCTGTTGTTTAATAGGGTTCCATCCATGTCAATTGCTACAAGTTTCATGCTGTCAACTCCTCATATTCTTGGGTCATCTTCTGTTGTCAGGATCGTAACTCCTGCCTGTTTTAATATCCGAAGGAACGGTTCATCAGGGAGCCTGTCGGTCACCAGGACGTCGATGTCCTGAAGTGAAGCGAATTGGTAGAAATACGGCTTGCCGAACTTTGAATGGTCGGTAAGCAGGATGACTTGATCGGCCTGGTCGATCATCTTCTTTTTGATCATCCCGTCTTCTTCATATTGAATGGCAAGGCCGGTGTCCATAATTCCGCCGACGCCGATAAACGCCTTGTCTGCATGATATTCCGCCAGCTTTTCAACTGCGGAAGTCCCGTATAAAAACCGGTGGTGCTTGTTGAGCCTGCCGCCAAGCAAATACATTTCGACACGGTCTTTTTGCGACAGGATTTCCACCTGGTTGATTGAATTCGTCACAACCGTGATATCCAGGGCTGTAAGGCTTTCTGCACAGGCCTGTACCGTTGTTGAGGTATCGAGAATTATGTTCTCCCCGTTTTTAATGAGGGAAGCCGCCAGTTTTCCGATTGCACGCTTTTCCTCAGATACATCCATCAGCCTGTCCTGATATGTTTTAAGCCTGCCTTCAATATCAGGTAAAACCGCCCCGCCCCGGGTCCTGTTCAAATCCCCTCGTTCCTCGAGTTTAACGAGATCACGGCGTGCTGTATCCCTGGACACATTAAACATCCGGCAAATGTGATCGACTGATATTCTTTTATGCTCTTTTAAATAATCAAGGATGGACGCCATCCGCTCTTCCTGATACATATTCGCTCTCCGTTATCTTAATGGTCTATGCGTTTATCATAAGTCTTTTTAAGTAATGATGCAACTTTTTGCAGTTATTTTATAATAATGACTTATATAAACTTAACATGACTTATTTAGGCTTAAATCGACATCATCCTAAAAGATGGACACTATAAGCAATGAACAGCTGGGCACCGAAATAAGACCCCATCACCAGATATTCAGCAATGGAAAACCGCTCCTTGAACCGGTTCCAGGCGAGCACTGCATCGGAAAAATAAAATAGCAGGGCGCCGCTGACAGCTGCTGTACTTCCTGTCAGTGCTGCAGCGAAAACCATGATCGAAATAACAGCAATGTAGGAAGTGACAGCGATAAGCAGCCCGTTCCCTCCTTCTTCGCTGACTTCTTTTTTTAAAGAGGAAAAAAACATGCTTCCAGAAATAACGAGGAACAGAACCGCAATGACCGGCAGTATGTCAAGAAACTTTAGCAAAGCTTCATTCCAGAAAGCCGCCGCGTATAAAAGATGTGCAGCGAAAAAGCTGGCAAGCCCCTGCAGAAAACGGTCTGATGGAAGCATAAGGAACACATCGCCGGCCATTGAAAGCAGCAGCCCGGCGATAATAAGCCAGCCGTAAATTGAGTTAAGGGCACCTCCGCTGATACTAAATAAAATGATTAACACCATTGTTCCCGGTTTTAATATGTACTTAATCATTTGTTTTTCATACCGGATTGCAGCCAGGTACACCCCGCCGGAAATGATGGCTGCTGCCGCAAAGGCAAACGCCGGATTTTCCATGTTGCGTCCCTCCTTTATTTGCCGATTATTTCTCCAGCAAGAGTGTAAATCCCTTCTGTTTTTTTGTGCCTGGTTCAATAAGAAGGCTCGCAGTGGGCTCCGGTTATTTTTTGGGGGCATTCGGAAGTTGGCATAAGAACGGCGGGCAGGGTTCAGGCTTGATTGCTTTCTCAGCGTGATTAGCAAACGGTTTGGTGTGAAAAACACGAATTATGGCGCGTAAAGGGAATTGCGGCGTGAAAAAGGGGGGGATTGGCGTGATTGTTGGAGTATACAGCGTGAATTAACGGCAGTTTGGCGCGTTTCCTGAATGTAAGGCGTGAAAGCGAATACGTCAACAGGCAGCGGCGGGAATACTTCTCCGTTTGGCGTGAAAACAGCTCGATTCGGCGTATACTACACGAGTTTTGGCGGGAAAATTTAAGTTGTTTTTAAAAGTGCCTTTTTTTTGCGGTATACTCGACGCCTGCAAAGCTCTTTCTTCTCTTGCTTTACCTAAACACCTTTGCGGAATCCTCCCCACTCCTATAACCAAATAAAAAAGGCCTCCTTTTACAGAAGACCCAAACTCTCCTATTGTCCCATAGCAAATTGCTGGCATTCACGTGCACAATGCATGCATACCCTGGCACAGTGCTGGGATTCGGGATCGGGAAATCTCATGCATTCGTTCGCACACCGCTGGCAGATATAAGCGCATATTCCCGCTAATCGGCGGGATTGCTTGCTGTGACGGCCCAGATAAGCAGTCATCGTGTGGCATATATCCGCACAGTCCCTCAGCAGATCCAGCTGTTTAGCACGCATCGCCACATCGCTCCGGTAATGGAGCATGTGAGTCATGTGTTCACATACCGCTGCACAATCCTGGACCGTTTTCAGAAGGCCCGGCGGCGGCTTGATCCCCATCCCCATGTGTCCTTGGCGCCCATCCATTCCATCAGACATCGGAACCTCATTTTGATAGTACATCCATATGACCTCCTGTATTTCACTGTCCCTGTCATGATATGAACATAGGGATGTCTAACATGCCCAAAACTTCAACTTGTTCTATGTAAAACAACTGTTTTTTATATCAATAAAAAGAACCGCCCTTCCGCCAGCGGTTCTTCCTACTCCAGCAATTTCCTGAACTCCGCTTCCCTGTCATCACACCGGATGAACCTTTCATCCAGGAGTGCGGCAAGAAGGTGCTGTTTGTACTCAGGATTGCTGATTTTTTGTTTAATCTCTTTTCTTTTTTCAAAAAGGAACTCCATGTATTCTTCATAATCGGCGGAATAGCCGGCTGCGATTTCATCGCGTATTTTCCGGGCGAGCTTCGGGCTCGCTCCTCCCGTTGAAACGGTGATGCAAAGACGCCCGCGCCGGATCACTGACGGCACATGGTAAGTGGACCGCTCCGGGTCATCGGTAATATTGATTAGTTTGTTCGGTCCCGCCACCACCGCGACTTCCTGGTTTACCTGTCTGTCATTGGTTGCTGCAATGATCAAGAATGCTCCTGCCGCCATATGTGATGAAAATCTCCTCCTGATCCAGCGGACAGCTTTTTTCCGCGCCAGATCACCAATAGCCTCAGTCACGTTCGGGGCAACGACAACCACCTCTGCTCCCGCATCAATCAGGGCATTCATTTTCCGCTCCGCAACCTTGCCACCGCCGACAACCAGAGCTGTCCTGCCTTTCAAATTCAGCATGGCTGGATACAAGTTTTTCACTATGCCTCATCTCCTGCAGCAGCCAATCCGGCAAGAAGCTCCTCAAGGCCTGCATCAAACCCGACAGGATCACACATGACCAGGTTTTTCGAAGGGGAACTTCTTTGGACTTCCGCTGCTGTTTTTTCCATCCGCTCTGTAAACTTCCCTGTAAACAGAAGATACGGCAGGATATAAATCGTGTCAAAGGGCTCCTGCACTAGATTTCCAAGTGCATCCTGATATGATGGCTGTGCCTCTTTTAAGTAGCAGGTGCGGACTGTGGTGCCGGAGCCCTGGTTGTCCATCAATTCCTCAGCCAATTTCTCCAGTTCCTTTGCCGACTCGTCTGTGCGGCTGCCGTGGCCTGTCAGCAGGACCGCTTCCGTTCCATCGCTTCGAAATCCTTTTTCAGCCAGTTTCCCAGCGAGGATGCCGGCCATTCCTGACCCCTTGCTTAATACGTCGCCATAGACAAACTCTACTTCCGGAAAGTTGTCTTCCGCCCGTTCTAAAGCGGACGGAATATCAACCAGGGCATGAATGCCGGAAGACAAGAGGACAGGCATGGCGATAATCCGGCTCGCCCCGCGCTCAATGCAGCGGCCGATCCCCTGTTCAATCGAGGGGGCGGCCAGTTCAAGAAACGCGAATTCCTGGATTGGCGCTTTAACGCGTGAGCTGGTCCTGCCAATGAAGCCGGCGAACTGGCGGTTCCCTGCTTCAGTCCGGCTGCCGTGCCCGATGTAAAGAATCGCATCCATGTCCTGTCCCTCCCTCAAGTCAGTTTATACTTTTTCAACAGACGCACACTGGCTGTTTGTCTTATCTAATAACGATATGATTCCTTCTGCATCAGGTGATTCCGCAATAGACGTATTTATTATTCCATGCCGGCGGGCTGCCTGTCCGGATTGTTCCCCGAAACAAGCGGCTTGAAGCGGTGCCAGCATGGCATCAGCATCCATGCCGGCTTGTTTCAGTGCATCTTTTAACAGTCCTGCCGATTTGGCGCACGGGAAAATGACGGTGTTGAGTTCAGCATCCTCAATCATGCGTTTAAAGATCGGAAAGTACGATTCATCCACCTTAGCTACGTGTGTGGTAAATAATTCATACTGATCATATTGAAGGGCAAAAAACCAGCGCTGCCCGTAAATGGAGTCTTCGCCTACGATCAAGGCAGGTTCACCTGAATGAATCGCGTTGAGATTCCCGGCCACTTCGGCCTGGAATCCGCATTTGTTTAGTTCTCTTACCGATTTTGAAGAACCCCCGAAAAGATTCGCTTTGATGCTGCGGATGTCTTTGCCTGCTTTAAATAGGTCTTCGAAAAAGATCTCAATGCTTTCAGGGCTGGAAAAAATGATCGTTTCGTAAGTCTCGATATTTTCTAATACCCGTTTGCGGCTGGTATCGGTCGGGATTCGTACATTTTTCATCTTAGGGAATTCAAATACATCCGCGCCCTGCTCCGTCAGTTTTTCGGCAAGGTCACTTTTCTTCACACCTGTGCGGGCGAGCAGAATCTGTCTGCCGTGAAGCGGCTTTTTCTCAAACCATTTTGTTTTATCCCGCAAGGATACGATGTCACCGACAAGAGTGATCGCCGGATTTTTGAATTGGACCGCTTCCGCTTTTTCGGCGATTGTATCAAGTGTCCCTTCAAGGGTCTGCTGGCGGCCGAATGTTCCCCATTGAATAAGGATGACCGGTGTTCCCGGTGACTTCCCGTGCTTTTTCAAGTTATCGCAAATATAGGAAAGGTTCGCTACTCCCATGTAAAAGGCGATCGTGTCTACGCCTGAGGCAAGCCCTTCCCAGTTGATGGACGGTTTTCCGTCCTTCGATTTGTCATGGGCGGTGACAACGGCAAACGATCCGCCGAATTCACGATGAGTGACAGGGATGCCCGCATAGGCGGGTGCTGCGATGCCGGATGTGATGCCGGGAACGATTTCAAACGGAATGCCGTATTGGGCCAGGGCTTCCGCTTCCTCGCCGACACGCCCGAATACGTTGGGGTCCCCGCCTTTCAAGCGGACGACCAGCTTGCCTTCCAGCGCTTTTTCAACGAGTGCCTGGTTGATGGCTTCCTGGCGCAGGAAATGGCGCTTCGGCAGCTTTCCGCCATAGATGAGCTCGCAGCCGTCTTTCGCATATGTCAGCAGTTTCGGGTTGGCAAGTCGGTCATATAAAATGACATCTGCCCGGCATATCGCTTCCATCCCTTTGACCGTTATCAGCTTTTCATCTCCGGGGCCGGCACCGACCAGCATCACTTTTCCCTGTTTCATGTGAATCTTCCTTCCCTCTATCTGATTGCGGAACCCGGGGACAGCCAGATGCTGCCCCACCGTTCCGCGTTAGTCTATGATGATAAAAATGCTCTCGCCATCGACTTCAACTTTAAATGTTTCCACCTGTCCTTCATCAGGATCCTGTACTTTTCCGTCTGCGAGTGAAATTTTCCAGTCATACACCGGGCAAAAGACAAACGAACCGCTTACGAGTCCTTCAGACAGGACACCGCCTTTTGGATGGGGACTGCGGTTTTCGAGTGCATACACATTTCCGTCCGTCACTTTAAATAAAGCAATTTCCCTGTCGCCTGCAACGATTGTCCGGCCGATGCGCGGTTCCAGTTCCGAGTAACTTGCCGCTTTAATCCGTGTCATTGTTTTGATCATCATCTGTCACCCCGTTTTTAGTTTGCCGGAACCGGCGCGTTCCGTTTTGTGTAATAGTTATTTTTGACTGTTTCGTCTTCGATCGCCTGTTTCCATGGTTCTTCATAGCGGGCCAGCGTCTGCTGGAGGCGTTCATTCAGTTCTGCACGTTTTTTGTCATCTTCCAGGACTTCTTTTATATGGCCGAGTCCGAATCGTTCCACCCACTTGGATGTGCGTTCCAGGTAGTTGGCTGTTTCACGGTAATACTGCAGGTAGGCTCCGGTGATGTCGAGCAGTTCTTCCTTCGTTTTCACCGTGTAGAGCAGGTCTCCGGCCCGCAAGTCCGTTCCGCCGTTTCCGCCTGCATAAATTTCCCAGCCGCCGTCAACACCGACGATGCCAACGTCTTTGATGCCTGATTCCGAGCAGTTGCGCGGGCAGGCGGATACGCTCATTTTCACTTTGTGCGGCGTATCCAGCCGCTCGAACATTTTCTCAAGTTCGATGCCAAGGCCCATGGAATCCTGGGTGCCGAAGCGGCAGAATGTGGAGCCGACACATGTCTTTACGGTGCGGAGCGTTTTGCCGTATGCGTAGCCTGACGGCATATCGAGTTCTTCCCAGACAGCTGTCAAATCCTCTTTCTTCACACCGATCAAAGCAATCCGCTGGCCGCCGGTCATTTTCACAAGCGGAATATTGTATTTTTCCGCTACCTGTCCGATTTTGATGAGATCCTGGGCGGATGTGACGCCACCGTACATTCTCGGAACGACAGAGTAGGTGCCGTCTTTCTGGATGTTGGCGTGCATTTTTTCATTGACGAGCCGTGAGTCCCGCTCATCCCGGTAATCCGGATAAATCATGCCAAGATAATAGTTGAGGGCCGGCCGGCATTTGGAGCAGCCTTCTTCAGTTGTCCAGCCAAGCACGTTCATCGTTTCTTTGACGGTTGTCAGTCCCTTTTCTTTGATTTCCGCGACAACTTCTTCACGGCTATGGGTTGTACAGCCGCAAATCGCTGTTTTTTGTGCGGATGCATCAAATTCATCACCGAGTGTATATTCAAGAATATCGGAAATGACCGGCTTGCATCGCCCGCAGGAACGGCCGGCATTCGTGCAGCCGCCGACTTCCTCGACTGAAGTCATTCCTTTTTCCTGGATTGCCGAGACAATATCGCCTTTCGTAACCCCATTACAGCCGCACACTAGTTCATCGTCAGGCATTTCTGCAACACTGCTTGCCTGTTCTGCACCCGGGGATTGCAGGATTTCAATTTCCGTCATTTCGGAAATGTCCTCTTTTGCGGTCATTAGCCGGAACAGCCTGGTGCTTTCTTTCGTATCGCCGTACAT is a genomic window of Bacillus marinisedimentorum containing:
- the nirB gene encoding nitrite reductase large subunit NirB; translated protein: MKKKQLVMIGNGMAGVRAIEEILKLNPEMYEITIFGAEPHPNYNRIQLSTVLQGDTELNDIILNSWGWYEENDITLFTGEKITEIDTQNKQVVSEKGTTVTYDELILATGSDAFILPVPGSEKEGVTGFRDIRDTETMIAAAGKYKKAVVIGGGLLGLEAARGLLNLGMEVDVVHLMGHLMERQLDPTASDMLKRELESQGMNFLLEKQTAEIFGDERVEGLRFTDGTEVEADLVVMAVGIKPNISLAKDSGLYVNRGIVVNDLMETNIESVHAVGECAEHREITYGLVAPLYEQAKVLAENICGRKALPYEGSVTGTQLKVAGVDLFSAGEIFDDESAEIIRIHNEYAGVYKKVILRDNRIVGIVMYGDTKESTRLFRLMTAKEDISEMTEIEILQSPGAEQASSVAEMPDDELVCGCNGVTKGDIVSAIQEKGMTSVEEVGGCTNAGRSCGRCKPVISDILEYTLGDEFDASAQKTAICGCTTHSREEVVAEIKEKGLTTVKETMNVLGWTTEEGCSKCRPALNYYLGMIYPDYRDERDSRLVNEKMHANIQKDGTYSVVPRMYGGVTSAQDLIKIGQVAEKYNIPLVKMTGGQRIALIGVKKEDLTAVWEELDMPSGYAYGKTLRTVKTCVGSTFCRFGTQDSMGLGIELEKMFERLDTPHKVKMSVSACPRNCSESGIKDVGIVGVDGGWEIYAGGNGGTDLRAGDLLYTVKTKEELLDITGAYLQYYRETANYLERTSKWVERFGLGHIKEVLEDDKKRAELNERLQQTLARYEEPWKQAIEDETVKNNYYTKRNAPVPAN